CTCCAGCACGGCGGCGTGCCGGGCGGAGTCCCCGGCAGCCGCACCGCCGTCGGACCACGCCCCCGCACCGGGAGTCGCACCGCCGTCGGACCGGGCACCCGCACCAGGAGCCGCACCACCGTTGAGCAGCGCACCCTCCCCGCCCTCCTCCCGCGCCGCACCCGTATCGCTCCGCCCGGTGTCCACCCGCCGCGCCGGGCGCAGTCCGCCCGGCAGACAGGCGCCGTCGGCGGTGCGCACCGTATGGCCGTTCACCAGCCATCCGGGGCCACGCGGTGCCGCGACGGGCAGGGGCTGCGTACGACCGCGGAACAGCGCCTCCGGGTCAACCGGGACACCGGCCGCGGCAAGCCGGGCCAGGACGTGCGGCAGCCGGGCCAGTCCGGACTCGCCCGGTACGTCCAGCGCCACCGCGGTGTGCGGACGTCCGCCCAGGATCTGCCCGACCAGACCGGTGAGCACCCGGCCGGGCCCGGCCTCCACGAAGGTGCGCACCCCGGCGGCGTACATGTCCTCGATCTGCTCCACGAAGCGCACCGGCGCGGCGACCTGGCCCGCCAGGGTGTCCCGCACCGCGGAGGCCTCGCGGACGTAGGGGCGCGCGGTGGAGCCGGACCAGACCGGGAGGGCGGGCGCGGTCAGCTCGGTCGCGGAAAGTTCCGCGGCGAGCGTGTCGCGGGCGGCGGCGAGTTGCGGACTGTGGAACGCACAGGCGACCGGCAGGCGGCGCGCCTCGGCGCCGGCCGTGCGCAGCGCCGCCACGGCCGCTTCCACGGCGTCCGTGGGGCCCGAGATCACGCTCTGTTCGGGCGCGTTGTGGTTGGCGACGACGACGCCGGTGTCACGGGTCAGCTCCCGTACGCGGTCCGGCGCGGCCACGACGGCGGCCATCGCGCCGGGGTCGTCACCGGCGGCCGAGAGGATCGCCTCGCCGCGCCGGGTGCTGAGCCGGAGCAGCGCCTCGGTGTCGTAGGCGCCCGCCGCCCACAGGGCGGTCAGCTCGCCGTAGGAGTGCCCGGCCGTGCAGTCGGGGCGGACGCCGAGCGTGGTGAGCAGGCGGTGTGCGGCGGCGGAGGCGAGCCCGAGCGCCGGCTGGGCGACGCGGGTGTCGGTGAGGACGGCCTGCTGGGCGGCCCGGCCCTCGGCGGTGAAGGCGGCGGGCGGGAACATGGCCGCGACACAGTCCGGATCGGCGTCGTCCAGGAGGCCGCGCAGCGCCGGGAAGGCGAGGAACAACTCGCCCAGCATTCCGGTGCGCTGGCTCCCCTGGCCGGGGAAGAGGAAGGCGAGCAGTCCGGGGGCGGCGTCCCGTTGGCGCAGGTACACGCCCTCGGCGGCCGCGCACTGGCGGGCCGCGTCCAGCTTCACGGCGAGGTCGTCGAGGTCCTCGGCCACCACACAGGCCTGGACCGGCCCGTCCGCCGCCGCGGTCTCGGCGGCCAGGTCGCGCAGCGGCCAGGGGCGCCCGGCCTGGTCGTTCTCCGCCAGGCGCGCGGCGAGGCGCTCCATGGCCCGTACGGCGGCGGGCCGGTCGGCGCCGCGGAAGCAGAAGAGCTCGGCGGGCCAGTCCGTCAGGGCGTGGGCGGGCTCGGGGGCGCCGTCGTAACCGGCGAGCACGGCGTGGTAGTTGGTGCCGCCGAAGCCGAAGGCGCTCACTCCCGCGATGCGCTGTGCCACCGGGACCGGCCAGGGCCGGGCGCGTCCGGTGTCGAAGCGGAACGGGCCGGTGTCCTCCTCGGCCGGCCGGGTCAGATGCAGCGTCGGCGGCCGCACCCCGGCGTGTACGGCACGCGCGGCCTTGATCAGACCGGCCAGGCCGGCGGCGCATTTGGTATGCCCGATCTGCGACTTGACCGAGCCGAGGGTGCAGCTGCCCGGTGCCGCGCCCGCCGCCTCGAACAGCTCGGTGAGGACGGCGAGTTCGGTGGTGTCGCCGACGACGGTGCCGGTGCCGTGGGCTTCGAGGAGTCCGACCTGCGCGGGGCTGATCCCGGCGCGGTGGTAGGCGCGTTCCAGGGCCCGCCGCTGGCCCTCGGGCCGTGGCGCGGTCAGCCCGAGGGACCGCCCGTCACTGGAGGTGCCGACCGCTTTGACGACGGCGTAGATCCGGTCGCCGTCCCGTTCGGCGTCCGCGAGGCGTTTGAGGACGAGACAGCCCACCCCCTCGCCGAGCGCGATACCGTCGGCCGCCGCGTCGAAGGGGCGGCAGCGGCCGGTGGGGGACAGCGCCTGCACGGACGCGAACATCAGGTAGTCGTTGATGCCGTTGTGCACATCGGCGCCGCCGCACAGCGCCATATCGCTGTCGTGGTCGCGCAGTTGGCGGCAGGCCAGGTCGAGTGCGGCGAGCGAGGAGGCGCAGGCGGCGTCCACGGTGCAGTTGGCGCCGCCGAGGTCGAGGCGGCTGGCGATGCGTCCGGCGATGACGTTGGCGAGCACGCCGGGGAAGGAGTCCTCGGTCAGCCGGGGCAGTTCGGCGTCGAGGGCGGGCGGCAGGTCGCCGAGGTAGGACGGGTGCAGGGCGCGCAGCCCGTAGGCGCCGGCGAGTTCGGTGCCCGCCTCGGCGCCGAAGACGACGCTGGTGCGGGCGCGGTCGAAGTCACGGCCGGCGTATCCGGCGTCCGCCAGGGCCTTGGCGGCGGCGTCGAGGGCGAGCAGCTGCACCGGTTCGATGCCGGTGAGGGAGGCCGGGGGGATGCCGTGGGCGAGGGCGTCGAAGGGGAGGGCGGGCAGGAAGCCGCCCCAGCGGGACGGGGTGCGCTCGCCCGCCCGCGCGGGATCCGGGTCGTGGTAGATCCCGGCGTCCCAGCGCTCGGCGGGCACCTCGGTGACGGAGTCGACACCGGCGACGACATTGGACCAGTAGCGGGCCGCGTCAGCCGCGCCGGGATAGCAGCAGGCCATGCCGACGATGGCGATGTCCAGCGGTGCCGCGTCCCGGTCCCGGGGCGCGGCGGGCGGCCGGAACTGCTGTGCCCGCGCGTCGAGTTGGGCGGTGGCCCCGTCGGTCACGGCGGTGTGCAGTGCGGCGAGGGTGGTGGTGGCGCTGCGGGCGGTGGCGGCCTGGCCCAGCATGTACAGGCCCTCCCGGCGCTGTGCGTGCTCCGCCACGGGTGCGGGCGGCCCGCCGTCGGTGTGCCGCAGTCCCTTGCTCGCGATCCGCAGCCGGCCGAGGTTGCGCCGCTCCAGCTCCTCCCATCGGGCCCGGGGGTCCGTGCCGTGGGCGGCCAGGCGGCGTTCGGCCGCCGCGAAGTCCTCGGTGTAGGCGGTGTCGGCGCAGCGCGTGGCGTGGCCCGGTGCGGTCCGCAGCAGTACGGTCCGGTCGCAGGCCAGGGCGGTGTCCTGGAAGCCCGGGAGGACGGCGCCGGTGGCCACGGCCTCCTCCGTGAAGAGGTAGGCGGTGCCCATCAGGACGCCGATATGGGCGCCGAGTTCGGCGAGCGGGGCGGCGGCGGCCGCGGCCATGGCGGCCGAGCGGGCGTCATGGATGCCGCCCGCGAGGAGCACGTCCAGCCCCTCGGCCGTTCCGCCATGCTTCCGGGCGTGGGCGGTCAGCCGCTCGATCTGCTCCTCCCACAGCGGGAAGCTGGCCCGGGGGCCGATGTGTCCCCCGCACTCCTGCCCTTCGAAGACGAACCGCCGGGCGCCTTCGGCGAGGTAGCGCTCCAGCAGTCCGGGCGCCGGGACATGGAGATAGGTCCGGGTCCCGGCCGCTTCGAGGGGCGCTGCCTGGGCGGGCCGGCCGCCGGCGATCAGGGCGTACTCGGGGGCGAACTCGGCCACCGCGGCGAGCTGTTCACGCCGGAGTTCGGGTGGGGCGAAGCCGAGCAGGCCGACGCCCCAGGGCCGGTCGCCCAGCCGCTCGGCGGTCTCGGCCAGCAGTCGGCGTACCTGTTCGCCCGCCATGACGGCGAGGGCGAGAAAGGGCAGCCCGCCCTCGGCGGCCACGGCGTCGGCGAACGCGGCCTCGTCGCTGACGCGGGTCATCGGCCCCTGGGCCACGGGGAGATGGCGGGCGCCGGGGCGGGGGGCGAGCGGGCGACTGCGTGCCGCGGCGTCGAGGTGGCCGGTGATGGCGGCCCGTACGGCCTGCACGATGCCGCCGGTGGTGCGGTGGCGCGCGGCGAGCCGGGCGGCGAACGCACCGTCCTGGCCGATGGGCAGCAGCTGGGTCCGCAGGTCCCGGGCGCCGAGGAGGGCGGCGACGCGGGCGGGATCGTGGCCGGTGGTCCCGTCCTCCGCTCCCCCCTCGCCCGCTCCCCCGGCCCCGCCGCCGGCCACGGGCGGGCGGAGGTCCGGGCGGGTGAGGACCCGGTGGCCGGCGACGAGGGTGGTCTCGCTGCCGTCCATGGCGCGGATCGCGTCGGCGACCGCCCGGGGCAGCCGGTCCGCGCCCTCGGTGGTGAGCGCGAGCTGGGAGTCGAGCAGCACCCCGGCCGCCCCGCCGGCGACGGCCGCGGCGGCGGTGTGCGGGCCGATGCCCCCGGCGGCGAGGACGGGGACGGTCACGGACGGGTCGGCCAGCAGGCGCTGCAGCAGGACGCAGATGGTGAGTTCGCCCACCCGGCCGCCCGACTCGTGGCCGCGGGCGACGAGCGCGCTGACCCCGGCGGCACACGCCGCCGTGGCCTCCTCGGGGGTGGTGACCTCGGCCCAGACGCGGCGCCGCCCGCCGCCGGCCCAGCCCTCCGGCCGCCCGGGGGCCCGGCCGCGGGCGGGGGCGGCAGGCGGCTCGGGGGCGGCGCAGGCCCGTGGGTCGGCCCAGGCCCGTGGATCGGCGAGCAACACGGTGTCGACCGCGTCGGGCAGGTCGGCGGGCGCCAGCGGGCACCCCACCGGTATCCGCACGCCGTACGAGAGCCCCCCGGGCCCCCCGAGCCGGGCGAGCGCGGCGCGTGCCGGGCCGGGGTCCCGGCCGAGATCCAGCAGGCCGAGCGCGCCCGCGCGGGCGGCCGCGAGGACGATCCGCTCGCCCGGCTCCTCGAACGGCGAGAGGGCCACGACGAGATCGCGGCCGGCGGGCTCCGGGCGGGCGGACCCGGCGGGGACGAGGCAGGGGCGGGCGGACCCCGCGGCAGCAGCGGGCTCAGGTCCGGTGGACGGGCCGGACCCGGGGCCGGCGGCGGGAGCGTCAGGGCCGGACGACCTGGAAAGGGGGGTGCCGGGGAACGGGGGCCGGGGGACCACGGGCGCTCCTTCTGCCGGGGGGGCGAACACGCTGACCACTGCCACCTGCGGTAACCAGCGGTAGCCCGCTGATGCCGCGTTGCATCGTGAGGCCACCCCCGTGCACTGTCAACGCAGGTGCAACAGGCGGTAGTTGATTGCGCCAAGGTCACGACGGCGGCCCCCGGACCGCCCCGTGCCCCCTGTTCCCCCACGCCGGCCTGCGCTTTTCTGCCCCGCGCCGCCCGTGTGCCGGCCTCGCCGGGCCGCTCCGCTGCCGCGGCGGCGACCGAAACCCGACCCCCGGTGCCTCAGCCGGCCCGCAGCGCCTCGGGGTTGGCACAGTGGACCAGCGGCTCACCGCGCAGATAGCGGCCGACGTCCGCGGCGACGATCCGTGCGGCCTTGTGCGCGACCTCCTGGCTGCCGCCCGCGATGTGCGGGGTGAGGACGACACCGGGGGCGGTCAGCAGCCGGGAGGTGGCGGGCAGCGGCTCCTCGGGGAAGACGTCGAAACCGGCGCCGGACAGCTGACCGGAGTCCAGCGCGTCGCAGACCGCGTCGTAGTCGAGCAGCGCGCCGCGGGCGCAGTTGACCAGGACCGAGCCGCGGGGCATCGCGGCGAGCTGCCGGCGCCCGATCATGCCCGTGGTCTCCTCGGTGACCCGGGCGTGCAGGGAGACGATGCGGGAGCGGGTCAGCAGCTCGTCGAGGGAGACCTGTTCGGCGAGGCCGGCCAGCGCCTCGGGGCGGACGTAGGGGTCGTGGACGAGGACCTGGGCGCCCATGGCGGCGAGGACCTTGGCGACCCGGCTGCCGATGGCGCCGAAGCCGATCAGCCCGACGGTGGCGCCGTCGATCTCGATGCCGCAGTTGTCGTAGTCGTAGTAGTCGCCGCGCCAGACGCCCCGGCGGAGGTCCGTGTGGGTGTCGCCGACACCGCGGGCGGCGGCCAGCATCAGGGTGAGGGTGTGCTCCGCGGTGGCGGTGGCGTTGCGGCCGGGGGCGTAGCAGACCGCGACACCGTGCCGGGTGGCGGCTTCGACGTTGGCGTTGACCGGGCCGCCGCGGCTGGTGCAGAACAGCTTCAGATCGGGGCAGTGGGCGAGGATCCGCTCGGTGAGCGGGCCGTGCTCGGTGACACAGATCTCGGCGCCGCGGAGGGCCTCGATCATCTCGTCCTCGCTGCCGGAGGCCTCGATGACCTCGGCGACCGGCCCGAACGGGGTGTGCGGCCAGTCGAATTGGATCTCGCGTACGTCCAGCGGGGTGTCCCCGGCGGCCTCGCGCACGGCCCGGGTGAACAGGTCCGGGCGGATGAAGTGGTTGCCGGCGGCGAGGACGGTGGTGCTCATGAGGGGCTGCTCCTGAAGGGGCGGGGGCGGGGCGGGTGGTCAGTGGAGGGCGGCGGTCCGGGCCGGGGCCGGGGCGTTGAAGCTGAGCAGTGCGGTCTGCCCGTTCTCGATGCGGAGCTCGGTGCGGGCGCCGTTGTCCAGACGGGGGAAGACCCGGCGGTAGTCGGCGAGCGGGATGCCCAGCAGGTGGCAGAGCAGGACCCGGACGAGGGTGGAGTGCGCGACGAGCAGGATCCGGCCGTGCGGCTGTGCGCGGGCGAGTTCGGCGAGGCAGTCGGCGGCGCGCTCGGCGGCGTGACGCGGATGTTCGCCGCCGGGCAGATGGTGCTCGACCGGGTCGGCGAGGAAGGCGGCCAGCTGTTCCGGGAAGCGCCGGCGCATCTCGTCCCTGGTCAGGCCCTCGCCCTGGCCGAAGTCGACCTCGTAGAGCCGCTCGTCGACACCCGCGGTGAGACCGCAGGCCTCGGCGGCGGGGGCCGCGGTCTGCCGGGCGCGGGAGAGCGGTGAGCTCCAGATGGCGGTCAGTCCGGCGGTGGCGGCCCAGGTGGCGAGGGCGGCGGCCTGCTCGCGGCCGTGGTCGGTCAGGGCCACGTCGGTGCGGCCGGCGTAGCGGTTCTCCGCGTGCCAGACGGTCTCGCCATGGCGTACGAGGATGAAGTCGGTCACGGTGCTGCCCTCCTGCGGGCGTGGTCGGCCACGGACCGGTCGAGCCAGCCACGGCGGGTGAGTTCGTCGATGAAGCGGAGATGGACGGGGAGGTAGCGGGCGGTGCGGGCCGGCCTGGGGGTGATCTCCCGGGCGGTGCGCACCATGGCGGCGGCCGCTTCCTGCAGCCCGGTGCCGGAGGAGGTGGCGGCGAGGACGGCCATGCCGAGGGCGCCCTCGGCCTGCTGCGGCAGCCGTACGGGGCGGCCGAGGACATCGGCGCGCAACTGGCACCAGTAGGCGTTGCGGGCACCGCCGCCGGTGAAGGTGAGCGGCCCGTCGACGGGCGCGCCGAGGTGGTCGAGGTAGTCGAAGCAGAGCCGTTCCAGGCAGGCGACGCCCAGGAGACAGGCATGGAACTCGGCGGCCCGGGTGGGGGCTTCACCGAGGAGGAAGGGCGCGGCGTCGGGGGCGCGGAAGGGGAAGCGTTCACCGCCGCCGGCGACGAGGGGGTAGGCGACCGCGTCCGGGTCCAGGGCGGCGGCCTGTGCGGTGAGCGCGTCCAGGTCCGCGCCGGGGAAGCGCTGGGAGAGGATGCCCGCGCCGCTGCTGGAGGCGCCGCCCGGCAGCCAGGTCCCACCGGGCCCGCGGTGGCAGTAGACGACGCCCGCCGGGTCGCGGACCAGGTGCGGGCTGCTGCCCTTGAGGACGAGGGTGGTGCCGAGCACCGAGTTCCAGGCGCCCGGCGCGAGCGCTCCGGCGCCGATCTGGGCGGCGCAGCCGTCGGTCATCCCCGCGACGATGGCGGTCCCTTCGGGGATGCCGGTGGCCTCGGCGGCCGGGGCGCAGACGGTGCCGAGCGGGCTGCCCGGGCGGACGACCTCGGGCAAGAGGCCCTCGGGCACGCCGAGTCCGTCCATCACCTCCTGCGGCCAGCGCTCCTCGACGAGGTGGTAGCCGGTCTTGAGGGCGTGGCTGGCATCGCTCGCGAGCTGCCGGCCGGCCAGCCGCCAGGTGATGAGGTCGACTTGGTGCAGCAGCCGGGAGCCGGTGCGGAGCCCGGGGTCGTCCTCCAGGAGCGCGACGAGCTTGGGCAGCGCCCAGGAGGGCTGCATGCTGCGGTAGCCCAGCTCCTGCCAGACCTTCTCCCCGGCGGCGTTGACCGCGGCGGCCGGTGCGGCGGCGCGCCCGTCGTCGTACATCAGGCCGGGGGTGCGCGGGGTGCCCCGGTGGTCGGCGAGCAGGATCGTGCCGGAGGTCCCGTCGACCGCCAGCCCGCGGATGCGGCGGGTGTCGAGGCCGTCGAGGGCCTTTCGGCAGGCGGCGCCGAGCGCGCGCCACCACTCCTCGGGGTCCTGTTCGTGGCGGTTGCCGTCGCGCCGGCCGGTCAGCGGGCGGGCGGCGGTGGCCAGGACCTGTCCGGTGCCGTCGACGGCGACACAGCGGGCGCTCTGGGTGCCGAGGTCGAGGCCGAGCCAGATGCCGTCGAGGGCGGGGGCGGCGCCGTGGTGGCGCGGGTCAGACACGGGGTCCTCCAGGGGTGGTGGCGGGGTGGCCGCCGGCTTCGGTCGGCCGGCCGGGGGCCTCGGCGGGGCGGCGGGCGCTCCCCCGCCAGACGGCGCCGCCGCGCCAGCCCGCCTCCCGGGCGCGCGTCCGCCACCCGAGGAAGTCCTCGTACAGCGCGGCATAGAACTCCGCACGTTCCGGCTCGGGCTCCCAACTGCGCTGCATCCGGACGTACTTGGCGGCGGCGCTGTGCATGCTGGTCTCGGCGCCGGTGCGGACCAGACCGG
This genomic stretch from Streptomyces nigrescens harbors:
- a CDS encoding type I polyketide synthase; its protein translation is MALSPFEEPGERIVLAAARAGALGLLDLGRDPGPARAALARLGGPGGLSYGVRIPVGCPLAPADLPDAVDTVLLADPRAWADPRACAAPEPPAAPARGRAPGRPEGWAGGGRRRVWAEVTTPEEATAACAAGVSALVARGHESGGRVGELTICVLLQRLLADPSVTVPVLAAGGIGPHTAAAAVAGGAAGVLLDSQLALTTEGADRLPRAVADAIRAMDGSETTLVAGHRVLTRPDLRPPVAGGGAGGAGEGGAEDGTTGHDPARVAALLGARDLRTQLLPIGQDGAFAARLAARHRTTGGIVQAVRAAITGHLDAAARSRPLAPRPGARHLPVAQGPMTRVSDEAAFADAVAAEGGLPFLALAVMAGEQVRRLLAETAERLGDRPWGVGLLGFAPPELRREQLAAVAEFAPEYALIAGGRPAQAAPLEAAGTRTYLHVPAPGLLERYLAEGARRFVFEGQECGGHIGPRASFPLWEEQIERLTAHARKHGGTAEGLDVLLAGGIHDARSAAMAAAAAAPLAELGAHIGVLMGTAYLFTEEAVATGAVLPGFQDTALACDRTVLLRTAPGHATRCADTAYTEDFAAAERRLAAHGTDPRARWEELERRNLGRLRIASKGLRHTDGGPPAPVAEHAQRREGLYMLGQAATARSATTTLAALHTAVTDGATAQLDARAQQFRPPAAPRDRDAAPLDIAIVGMACCYPGAADAARYWSNVVAGVDSVTEVPAERWDAGIYHDPDPARAGERTPSRWGGFLPALPFDALAHGIPPASLTGIEPVQLLALDAAAKALADAGYAGRDFDRARTSVVFGAEAGTELAGAYGLRALHPSYLGDLPPALDAELPRLTEDSFPGVLANVIAGRIASRLDLGGANCTVDAACASSLAALDLACRQLRDHDSDMALCGGADVHNGINDYLMFASVQALSPTGRCRPFDAAADGIALGEGVGCLVLKRLADAERDGDRIYAVVKAVGTSSDGRSLGLTAPRPEGQRRALERAYHRAGISPAQVGLLEAHGTGTVVGDTTELAVLTELFEAAGAAPGSCTLGSVKSQIGHTKCAAGLAGLIKAARAVHAGVRPPTLHLTRPAEEDTGPFRFDTGRARPWPVPVAQRIAGVSAFGFGGTNYHAVLAGYDGAPEPAHALTDWPAELFCFRGADRPAAVRAMERLAARLAENDQAGRPWPLRDLAAETAAADGPVQACVVAEDLDDLAVKLDAARQCAAAEGVYLRQRDAAPGLLAFLFPGQGSQRTGMLGELFLAFPALRGLLDDADPDCVAAMFPPAAFTAEGRAAQQAVLTDTRVAQPALGLASAAAHRLLTTLGVRPDCTAGHSYGELTALWAAGAYDTEALLRLSTRRGEAILSAAGDDPGAMAAVVAAPDRVRELTRDTGVVVANHNAPEQSVISGPTDAVEAAVAALRTAGAEARRLPVACAFHSPQLAAARDTLAAELSATELTAPALPVWSGSTARPYVREASAVRDTLAGQVAAPVRFVEQIEDMYAAGVRTFVEAGPGRVLTGLVGQILGGRPHTAVALDVPGESGLARLPHVLARLAAAGVPVDPEALFRGRTQPLPVAAPRGPGWLVNGHTVRTADGACLPGGLRPARRVDTGRSDTGAAREEGGEGALLNGGAAPGAGARSDGGATPGAGAWSDGGAAAGDSARHAAVLEYLRTTRELVAAQRDVVLRYLGEAAAPAQPVGPAPAAEWTVPPHAETDEAGAGPAVADAAADAAADAADADAGAAAVAQAPAPGPQLLSPSELLDAVREIIHQRTGYPHEMLDAGLDLEADLSVDSIKRVEIIGALADRIGLPQDADGAMESAVEQLARVKTISGIVDWIAAARAEPPPAPAEPAPAPDTPAAPTALTAPAAPIAPPQPAVSAPLPTTQDPAALAETDGGPAVLGPTRSLVRVTALGPPAARPPAEVVAGSDFAVVEDGQGVALALTALLESHGARVRTVPAERLAQCVADGADGVVDLSALRAGRGAVLPGQFEGWRTALTGGARRLLLATAAGGTFGQDATEDAPDPLPGAGLRGFARTAALEYPDVLIRAVDIDPKDRPERIAAHLLGELCAPGEPVVVGRTNGTRTTLRTVPAPLPDDRTVLGRPSLGAGSVVLLTGGARGITARTALALARAHGCHIELLGRTPLAETPEDPALAHAHDRIALRAALLAQGLRRPAEIEAAARAVLARREITATLAALAPLAASVRYHAADVTDEAAVHAVVQDIRSRHGRLDGIVHGAGTLADKLLRDKDPASFARVFATKVDGARHLLSAAGDDTGFLVLFGSVAGVFGNRGQADYAAANDALDTLATAWSARTSRRVLAVDWGPWAAEGGGMVTPELARAYARRGIPLLDPDAAAAALLDELAHGTAAQVVLAAEAGEEVTGDE
- a CDS encoding 2-hydroxyacid dehydrogenase; translation: MSTTVLAAGNHFIRPDLFTRAVREAAGDTPLDVREIQFDWPHTPFGPVAEVIEASGSEDEMIEALRGAEICVTEHGPLTERILAHCPDLKLFCTSRGGPVNANVEAATRHGVAVCYAPGRNATATAEHTLTLMLAAARGVGDTHTDLRRGVWRGDYYDYDNCGIEIDGATVGLIGFGAIGSRVAKVLAAMGAQVLVHDPYVRPEALAGLAEQVSLDELLTRSRIVSLHARVTEETTGMIGRRQLAAMPRGSVLVNCARGALLDYDAVCDALDSGQLSGAGFDVFPEEPLPATSRLLTAPGVVLTPHIAGGSQEVAHKAARIVAADVGRYLRGEPLVHCANPEALRAG
- a CDS encoding histidine phosphatase family protein, which codes for MTDFILVRHGETVWHAENRYAGRTDVALTDHGREQAAALATWAATAGLTAIWSSPLSRARQTAAPAAEACGLTAGVDERLYEVDFGQGEGLTRDEMRRRFPEQLAAFLADPVEHHLPGGEHPRHAAERAADCLAELARAQPHGRILLVAHSTLVRVLLCHLLGIPLADYRRVFPRLDNGARTELRIENGQTALLSFNAPAPARTAALH
- a CDS encoding FGGY-family carbohydrate kinase; translated protein: MSDPRHHGAAPALDGIWLGLDLGTQSARCVAVDGTGQVLATAARPLTGRRDGNRHEQDPEEWWRALGAACRKALDGLDTRRIRGLAVDGTSGTILLADHRGTPRTPGLMYDDGRAAAPAAAVNAAGEKVWQELGYRSMQPSWALPKLVALLEDDPGLRTGSRLLHQVDLITWRLAGRQLASDASHALKTGYHLVEERWPQEVMDGLGVPEGLLPEVVRPGSPLGTVCAPAAEATGIPEGTAIVAGMTDGCAAQIGAGALAPGAWNSVLGTTLVLKGSSPHLVRDPAGVVYCHRGPGGTWLPGGASSSGAGILSQRFPGADLDALTAQAAALDPDAVAYPLVAGGGERFPFRAPDAAPFLLGEAPTRAAEFHACLLGVACLERLCFDYLDHLGAPVDGPLTFTGGGARNAYWCQLRADVLGRPVRLPQQAEGALGMAVLAATSSGTGLQEAAAAMVRTAREITPRPARTARYLPVHLRFIDELTRRGWLDRSVADHARRRAAP